The following coding sequences lie in one Heyndrickxia oleronia genomic window:
- the guaB gene encoding IMP dehydrogenase: protein MWESKFSKEGLTFDDVLLVPAKSEVLPKDVDLQVELTETLKLNIPIISAGMDTVTEAEMAISMARQGGLGIIHKNMSIEQQADHVDKVKRSESGVITDPFFLTPEHQVFSAEHLMGKYRISGVPIVNNEEEQKLVGIITNRDLRFIQDFSIKISDVMTKENLVTAPVGTTLNDAEKILQKHKIEKLPLVDENGVLKGLITIKDIEKVIEFPNSAKDNVGRLLVGAAVGVTSDTMKRVEALVNANVDVIVIDTAHGHSKGVLDTVSKIRAEYPKLNIIAGNVATAEATKALIEAGADIVKVGIGPGSICTTRVVAGVGVPQITAIYDCATEARKHGKAIIADGGIKYSGDIVKALASGGHVVMLGSLLAGTTESPGETETYQGRRFKVYRGMGSVSAMEQGSKDRYFQEDAKKFVPEGIEGRVPYKGPLADVIFQLLGGIKSGMGYCGTKNLKALREEAQFIRMTGAGLRESHPHDIQITKEAPNYSLS, encoded by the coding sequence ATGTGGGAATCAAAATTTTCTAAAGAAGGATTAACATTTGATGATGTACTGTTAGTGCCAGCGAAATCTGAAGTTTTACCGAAAGACGTAGATTTACAAGTGGAATTAACGGAGACCTTGAAGCTTAATATTCCGATTATTAGCGCAGGTATGGATACTGTTACTGAAGCGGAAATGGCCATTTCAATGGCGAGACAAGGTGGTTTAGGCATTATTCATAAAAATATGAGTATTGAGCAACAGGCAGATCATGTTGATAAAGTAAAGCGTTCTGAAAGTGGAGTTATTACAGACCCATTCTTTCTAACTCCTGAACATCAAGTATTTAGTGCTGAGCATTTAATGGGTAAATACCGAATTTCCGGTGTGCCTATTGTGAATAATGAAGAAGAACAAAAGCTAGTTGGCATAATTACTAATCGTGATTTACGCTTTATTCAAGATTTCTCGATAAAAATTTCTGATGTGATGACAAAGGAAAACTTGGTAACTGCTCCTGTCGGAACAACGTTGAATGATGCAGAAAAAATTCTTCAAAAGCATAAAATTGAAAAGCTCCCATTAGTTGATGAAAATGGTGTATTAAAGGGACTAATTACTATTAAAGATATTGAAAAGGTCATTGAATTTCCTAATTCGGCTAAAGATAATGTAGGACGCCTTTTAGTTGGTGCTGCTGTAGGTGTTACTAGTGATACTATGAAACGCGTAGAGGCACTAGTGAATGCAAATGTAGATGTTATTGTGATAGATACGGCTCACGGGCATTCTAAAGGTGTTTTAGACACAGTGAGCAAAATTAGAGCTGAATATCCAAAGTTAAATATTATTGCTGGAAATGTGGCTACTGCTGAAGCTACAAAAGCGTTAATTGAAGCAGGTGCAGATATTGTTAAGGTTGGAATTGGACCAGGTTCAATTTGTACAACAAGAGTGGTAGCTGGTGTAGGAGTACCTCAAATAACAGCTATCTATGATTGTGCAACTGAGGCAAGAAAGCATGGTAAAGCAATCATTGCAGATGGTGGAATTAAATATTCAGGAGACATTGTTAAGGCGCTTGCATCTGGTGGACATGTAGTAATGCTTGGTAGTCTTTTAGCAGGCACAACAGAAAGCCCTGGTGAAACAGAGACGTATCAAGGCAGAAGATTTAAAGTATACCGTGGAATGGGTTCAGTCTCTGCGATGGAGCAAGGGTCAAAAGACCGTTACTTCCAAGAAGATGCGAAAAAATTTGTTCCTGAAGGTATTGAAGGACGTGTTCCATATAAGGGGCCACTTGCTGATGTTATTTTCCAATTACTTGGTGGAATAAAATCTGGTATGGGTTATTGTGGAACTAAAAATTTGAAAGCCCTTCGCGAGGAAGCTCAATTCATTCGAATGACTGGTGCCGGCTTAAGAGAGAGCCATCCACATGATATACAAATTACTAAAGAAGCACCTAACTATTCGCTTTCATAA
- a CDS encoding serine hydrolase, with protein MEKRKVKKIFAMIMAFSLMFGIFQLPQKALAAEDILDIHADGAILVEASTGKVLYEKNPDTALGIASMSKMMTEYILLDSIKKGKVKWDQEYTVSDYAFKISHDTNLSNVPLRKDVKYKIKDLYQAMAIYSANAATIAIAETIGGSEENFVKMMNEKAKELGLKDYKFVNSTGLNNKDLMGMHPKGSGPTDENIMSARATAKLAFHLINDFPEVLKTSSISKQTFHAGPGEDVKMENWNWMLPSLVYGSKDNGVDGLKTGTTDFAGYCFTGTAQKNGMRVITVVLNATDGKGQGGYKARFDETKKMMDYAFANFSVKEIYPGQYKIKNHESLPVEKGKEKKVSMYTKDPVKLVIKNGEEKLYKPVFNVEKDKLNKAGKLTAPVKKGEKVGTLTAEYSGKNDFGYLDGQKSASVEVVTGEKVEKANWFVLMMRGIGGFFSDIWNGITSTVKGWF; from the coding sequence GTGGAAAAGAGAAAAGTAAAAAAGATATTTGCCATGATTATGGCTTTTTCATTGATGTTTGGAATATTTCAATTGCCACAGAAGGCGTTAGCTGCAGAAGACATTTTAGATATTCATGCAGACGGAGCTATATTAGTTGAAGCAAGTACGGGTAAAGTATTATATGAAAAAAATCCAGACACTGCACTAGGAATTGCTTCAATGTCAAAAATGATGACAGAATATATCCTTTTGGATTCAATCAAAAAAGGTAAGGTAAAATGGGATCAAGAATATACCGTTAGTGATTATGCTTTTAAAATATCTCATGATACAAATCTATCAAATGTGCCGTTAAGAAAAGATGTTAAATATAAAATTAAAGACTTATACCAAGCAATGGCTATTTATTCAGCAAATGCAGCAACAATTGCTATTGCAGAAACGATTGGTGGGTCAGAAGAAAACTTTGTCAAGATGATGAATGAAAAAGCAAAAGAGCTTGGATTAAAAGATTATAAATTTGTAAATAGTACAGGATTAAATAATAAGGACTTAATGGGAATGCACCCTAAAGGATCAGGTCCTACCGATGAAAATATTATGTCTGCTAGAGCAACAGCTAAATTAGCTTTTCACTTAATTAATGATTTTCCTGAGGTATTAAAAACTTCAAGTATTTCGAAACAAACATTCCATGCGGGTCCTGGTGAAGATGTTAAAATGGAAAACTGGAATTGGATGTTACCATCTTTGGTGTATGGATCTAAGGACAATGGGGTAGATGGTTTAAAAACTGGAACGACTGATTTTGCCGGATACTGTTTTACAGGTACTGCTCAAAAAAATGGAATGCGCGTGATAACAGTTGTTTTAAATGCAACGGATGGTAAAGGTCAAGGTGGCTATAAAGCAAGATTTGATGAAACAAAGAAAATGATGGATTATGCATTTGCTAATTTTTCTGTAAAGGAAATTTACCCAGGGCAATATAAGATTAAAAATCATGAATCATTGCCAGTGGAAAAAGGGAAAGAAAAAAAGGTAAGCATGTATACAAAGGATCCAGTAAAGTTAGTAATCAAAAATGGAGAAGAAAAGTTATACAAGCCTGTTTTTAATGTTGAAAAGGACAAGCTCAATAAGGCTGGTAAATTAACTGCACCTGTTAAAAAGGGTGAAAAAGTTGGTACGTTAACCGCTGAGTATAGTGGTAAAAATGATTTTGGTTACCTAGACGGTCAAAAATCGGCAAGTGTCGAAGTCGTGACTGGTGAAAAGGTTGAAAAAGCAAATTGGTTTGTATTAATGATGCGTGGAATTGGTGGTTTTTTTTCTGATATATGGAATGGAATCACTTCAACGGTAAAAGGTTGGTTTTAA